One segment of Desulfurellaceae bacterium DNA contains the following:
- a CDS encoding NAD(+) synthase, whose amino-acid sequence MSVPFADHAGFGFVRVAAASPSVRVADCGFNAQRILAMLERAQDQDVAVLVFPELCLTGYTCADLFHHQPLQRAALAALEDLTGHTPGRFSGLVLVGLPLAVEGQLFNCAAVIYQGALLGVVPKSFLPTYREFYERRWFAPAAAAPSPDISLFGRPVPFGNDLVFVADGWQHLAVGVELCEDLWVPQPPSSRQALEGATVLVNLSGSNEGTSKAAYRRQLVTGQAARCIAAYVYSACGGGESSTDLAFGGHCLIAENGTLLAESGPFGQDETLCVADVDLERLHADRLRMGSFHDARDPRLPRLRRQPFALASRPTPARLARRVEAQPFVPAGQDDLRERCEEVFRIQVAGLGGRLRHLSTPPVAIGVSGGLDSTLALLVTCRTADAIGLSRQRIQALTMPGYGTTQRTRKNATDLMHQLGVSSRQIDIRQLCLDEMRALGHRPFGIRLDGLSVEALSHKLKQLPPEARHDLVFENVQARMRTSLLMNSAFVIGTGDLSELALGWATYNADHMSMYNPNVGIPKTLVRFLVAWAAEHEFSGAVQATLRAVLATPISPELLPTSPAGDIVQETEDIIGPYELHDFFLFHFLRYGTAPAKILYLAAQARFSRAYAPPELRRWLRVFLRRFFANQYKRSCLPDGPKVGSVSLSPRSDWRMPSDAQVAHWLAELEDEL is encoded by the coding sequence ATGTCCGTGCCATTCGCCGACCATGCCGGGTTTGGGTTTGTCCGGGTCGCGGCGGCTTCGCCGTCCGTCCGGGTTGCCGACTGCGGCTTTAACGCCCAGCGTATCCTGGCCATGCTGGAACGCGCCCAGGACCAGGATGTCGCCGTCCTGGTTTTTCCCGAGTTGTGTCTGACCGGCTATACCTGCGCCGACCTGTTTCACCACCAGCCCCTCCAGCGGGCCGCGCTGGCTGCCCTGGAAGACCTCACCGGACACACCCCCGGACGGTTTTCCGGGCTGGTCCTGGTCGGCCTGCCGCTGGCTGTCGAGGGCCAGCTGTTTAACTGCGCGGCGGTCATCTATCAGGGCGCCTTGCTGGGGGTCGTGCCCAAGTCTTTTCTGCCCACCTACCGGGAGTTTTACGAGCGCCGCTGGTTTGCTCCGGCTGCGGCCGCCCCGAGCCCGGACATCAGCCTGTTCGGCCGGCCGGTCCCGTTTGGCAATGACCTCGTGTTTGTGGCCGACGGCTGGCAGCACCTCGCTGTCGGGGTTGAACTCTGTGAAGACCTATGGGTGCCGCAACCGCCCAGTTCGCGTCAGGCCCTTGAGGGCGCGACCGTGCTGGTCAATCTGTCGGGCAGCAATGAGGGAACGAGCAAGGCTGCCTACCGTCGTCAGCTGGTGACCGGTCAGGCTGCCCGGTGTATTGCCGCCTATGTCTACAGCGCCTGTGGTGGCGGGGAATCCAGCACCGACCTGGCCTTTGGCGGCCACTGCCTGATTGCCGAAAACGGCACCCTGCTGGCCGAGTCCGGGCCTTTTGGCCAGGACGAGACCTTGTGTGTGGCCGATGTCGATCTCGAGCGCCTGCACGCCGACCGGCTGCGGATGGGCAGTTTTCACGACGCCCGCGACCCCCGGCTGCCGCGCCTGCGACGCCAGCCGTTCGCCTTGGCCTCGCGTCCGACCCCGGCTCGCCTGGCGCGACGGGTGGAGGCCCAGCCCTTTGTTCCGGCCGGGCAGGACGACCTGCGCGAACGCTGCGAAGAAGTCTTTCGCATCCAGGTCGCGGGCCTGGGCGGGCGTCTGCGCCACCTCAGCACCCCGCCGGTGGCGATTGGGGTGTCGGGCGGGCTGGACTCGACCCTGGCCCTGCTGGTGACGTGTCGGACTGCGGATGCGATCGGGCTGTCGCGCCAGCGCATCCAGGCCCTGACCATGCCCGGCTATGGCACGACGCAGCGCACCAGAAAGAATGCGACCGACCTCATGCACCAGCTCGGCGTGAGCAGCCGCCAGATCGATATTCGCCAGCTGTGTCTGGACGAGATGCGGGCCCTCGGTCACCGGCCGTTCGGCATCCGGCTGGACGGGCTGAGCGTCGAGGCACTGAGCCACAAGCTGAAGCAGCTGCCGCCCGAGGCGCGCCACGATCTGGTGTTTGAGAACGTGCAGGCCCGGATGCGGACCAGTCTGCTGATGAACAGTGCGTTTGTGATCGGGACCGGAGACCTGTCCGAGCTGGCCCTGGGCTGGGCCACGTATAATGCCGATCACATGAGCATGTACAACCCGAATGTGGGCATTCCCAAGACCCTGGTCCGTTTTCTGGTCGCCTGGGCGGCCGAGCACGAGTTCAGCGGGGCCGTCCAGGCCACGCTGCGGGCCGTGCTTGCAACCCCGATCTCGCCCGAGCTGCTGCCAACCAGCCCGGCCGGCGACATTGTCCAGGAGACCGAAGACATCATCGGCCCGTATGAACTGCACGACTTCTTTCTGTTCCATTTTTTGCGCTATGGCACCGCGCCGGCCAAGATTCTGTACCTGGCCGCTCAGGCGCGTTTCAGCCGGGCCTACGCGCCGCCGGAACTCCGGCGCTGGCTGCGGGTGTTTCTGCGCCGCTTCTTTGCCAATCAGTACAAGCGTTCGTGTCTGCCGGACGGCCCCAAGGTCGGTTCGGTGAGCCTGTCGCCGCGCAGCGACTGGCGCATGCCGAGCGACGCCCAGGTCGCCCACTGGTTGGCCGAGTTGGAGGACGAGCTATAA
- a CDS encoding FxsA family protein → MFFRLFLLFTLVPLIELYLLITIGTYLGAGPTILLVLGTGMAGAYLARLEGWRTWRKIQTESQRGVTPANELIDGVLILAAGVLLITPGVLTDAIGLGLLFPPTRSVLKRSIRRALEKRIQPTHIEVHFDRLS, encoded by the coding sequence ATGTTTTTCCGTCTGTTCCTCCTCTTCACCCTCGTGCCCCTGATCGAACTCTACCTGCTGATTACCATCGGGACCTACCTGGGGGCCGGGCCGACCATCCTGCTCGTCCTCGGCACGGGCATGGCCGGGGCGTATCTGGCCCGACTGGAGGGCTGGCGGACGTGGCGCAAGATCCAGACCGAGTCGCAGCGGGGGGTGACGCCGGCGAATGAGTTGATCGACGGGGTCCTGATTCTGGCCGCGGGCGTGCTGCTGATTACGCCCGGCGTGTTGACCGATGCAATCGGGCTGGGCCTCCTGTTTCCGCCCACCCGCAGCGTCCTCAAGCGGTCCATCCGCCGGGCTCTCGAAAAACGTATCCAGCCGACCCACATTGAGGTCCATTTCGACCGTTTATCCTAG
- a CDS encoding HAD family hydrolase, with protein sequence MAAVRAVLFDFGGTLFDYETLAAGERETLIDLARWAGVKADERDIRRTYRATLKHVFYDYLDRPYYLHRDLFDEVLHGLANAYGVSLSTELLGRYRAAQFARRTQDFVLRDGVQDTLRALRSCGLHLGIVSNVDDDQFSHMMQISGLAPYFDALLTSQQARSCKPDPGIFRRALEQAGCEPHHAFFVGDSLDQDIAGANRLGLRSVLIWSRDDQPPPDREPRPQHVIRHIPDLLPLIAEAQKDG encoded by the coding sequence ATGGCTGCGGTTCGGGCCGTGCTGTTTGACTTCGGCGGAACGCTTTTTGACTATGAAACCCTGGCCGCAGGCGAGCGGGAAACCCTGATTGACCTCGCCCGCTGGGCAGGTGTTAAGGCCGACGAGCGGGACATCCGACGGACCTATCGGGCGACGCTCAAGCACGTCTTTTACGACTACCTGGACCGTCCGTATTATCTGCACCGTGACTTGTTCGACGAGGTCTTGCACGGTCTGGCCAACGCCTACGGGGTGAGCCTCAGCACCGAGTTGCTCGGCCGCTACCGGGCGGCTCAGTTCGCACGCCGGACACAAGACTTCGTCCTGCGGGACGGCGTTCAAGACACGCTTCGCGCCCTCCGCAGCTGCGGACTCCACCTCGGCATCGTCAGTAATGTGGACGATGACCAGTTCAGCCATATGATGCAGATCAGCGGCCTGGCGCCGTATTTTGACGCGCTGCTGACCAGCCAGCAGGCCCGGTCGTGCAAGCCCGATCCAGGCATCTTTCGCCGAGCCCTGGAACAGGCTGGCTGTGAGCCGCACCACGCCTTTTTTGTCGGTGACTCGCTGGACCAGGACATTGCCGGCGCCAACCGGCTGGGGCTGCGGTCGGTCCTGATCTGGTCCCGGGATGACCAGCCGCCGCCCGACCGCGAGCCGCGCCCCCAACACGTCATTCGCCATATTCCGGACCTGCTGCCGCTTATCGCCGAGGCACAGAAGGACGGCTGA